Proteins encoded in a region of the Streptomyces sp. PCS3-D2 genome:
- a CDS encoding avidin/streptavidin family protein, whose amino-acid sequence MSLTLATVSARAAADTRGTVSVEAANGGYVGTYESAVGNAEKRYAMTGRYDSVPADGTGAAVGWTVAYRNAHRDAHSVATWSGQYVGGRQERISSAATSSPVPGPPPKSSTRRAGWASHLPIHRPPTGE is encoded by the coding sequence GTGTCCCTGACCCTCGCCACCGTATCCGCGCGCGCCGCCGCCGACACCCGGGGAACGGTGTCCGTCGAGGCCGCGAACGGCGGGTACGTCGGCACCTACGAGTCGGCGGTCGGCAACGCCGAGAAGCGGTACGCCATGACCGGCCGCTACGACAGCGTGCCCGCCGACGGGACCGGGGCCGCCGTCGGATGGACGGTCGCCTACCGCAACGCCCACCGCGATGCCCACTCCGTCGCCACGTGGAGCGGTCAGTACGTCGGCGGCAGACAGGAGCGGATTTCCTCGGCTGCAACGAGCTCACCCGTGCCGGGCCCTCCGCCGAAGAGTTCGACACGGCGCGCCGGCTGGGCGTCACACCTGCCAATCCACCGGCCTCCGACGGGGGAGTGA
- a CDS encoding WD40 repeat domain-containing protein — MWDVAGGRLTATLAGHTDYVLGVAVDSRGAVLATAGFDQSVVLWDLRGAMLASRPFTEVWHAAYSPDGTLLATAEADHTVRLWDVAGRRVAAAFEGHSETVFAVDFAPDGRTLASAGSDGTVRLWDVAAGTPSAVLAGQGGTVFAVDFAPDGRTLASAGSDGTVRLWDVASRRPLATLSGHTDFANDVAFSPDGRTLASAGDDLTVRLWDVAGRRPLATLTGHTGAVRGVAFSPDGRTLASSGNDGTVRLWDAGSHRPEATLAGHTGSARGIAFSPDGRTLASSGNDRTVRLWDVSGRRALAALSGHTSAVWGVVFAPDGRTVASSSTDGTVRLWDLDVGARLAAVDRVRTGVTRPPR, encoded by the coding sequence ATGTGGGACGTGGCCGGCGGCCGGCTGACGGCCACGCTCGCCGGGCACACCGACTACGTGCTCGGGGTGGCCGTCGACAGCCGGGGGGCGGTGCTGGCCACCGCCGGGTTCGACCAGTCGGTGGTGCTGTGGGACCTGCGGGGCGCGATGCTGGCCTCGCGGCCGTTCACGGAGGTCTGGCACGCCGCGTACAGCCCGGACGGAACGCTGCTCGCCACGGCGGAGGCGGATCACACGGTCCGGCTGTGGGACGTGGCGGGGCGCCGGGTGGCGGCCGCCTTCGAGGGGCACAGTGAGACGGTCTTCGCGGTGGACTTCGCGCCCGACGGACGGACGCTGGCCTCGGCCGGCTCCGACGGCACGGTCCGGCTGTGGGACGTCGCCGCGGGGACCCCTTCGGCGGTCCTGGCCGGCCAGGGCGGGACCGTGTTCGCGGTGGACTTCGCACCGGACGGGCGGACGCTGGCCTCGGCCGGCTCCGACGGCACGGTCCGGCTGTGGGACGTCGCCTCGCGCCGCCCTCTCGCGACGCTCAGCGGGCACACCGACTTCGCCAACGACGTGGCGTTCAGTCCCGACGGGCGCACTCTGGCGAGCGCCGGCGACGATCTGACGGTTCGCCTGTGGGACGTGGCCGGACGGCGCCCGCTGGCCACCCTCACCGGTCATACCGGGGCGGTTCGGGGCGTTGCCTTCAGTCCCGACGGGCGCACCCTCGCCTCCAGCGGCAACGACGGGACCGTACGGCTCTGGGACGCGGGCAGCCACCGACCGGAGGCCACCCTCGCCGGTCACACCGGGTCGGCGCGGGGCATCGCCTTCTCCCCCGACGGCCGCACGCTCGCGAGCAGCGGCAACGACCGCACGGTGCGGCTGTGGGACGTGTCCGGCCGGCGCGCGTTGGCGGCGCTTTCCGGACACACGAGCGCGGTGTGGGGGGTCGTCTTCGCCCCCGACGGGCGGACGGTGGCGAGCAGCAGCACGGACGGCACCGTACGGCTGTGGGACCTCGACGTGGGGGCGCGCCTGGCGGCGGTCGACCGGGTGCGCACCGGGGTGACCCGCCCGCCGCGGTAG
- a CDS encoding ABC transporter ATP-binding protein: MLELKGITAGYDRRAPAFRGADLSLCPGESLGLLGPSGCGKSTLARVAALLHRPDEGTVTLDGHAVTGFSHRAPRALRTAVGVVFQQPRLAADPRLRLRDLVAEPLRATGRRGEAGTRVAELAQRVGLGADLLARRPHEVSDGQLQRACLARALVLRPRWLVCDEMTAMLDASTTAALVAVVEDYRDETGAGLLAVGHDPVLLECWCERTAHWNEIVKDRPPAA, from the coding sequence ATGCTTGAGCTCAAGGGCATCACCGCGGGCTACGACCGCCGTGCCCCCGCCTTCCGCGGCGCGGACCTGAGCCTGTGCCCGGGAGAGTCCCTCGGCCTGCTCGGGCCGAGCGGCTGCGGCAAGTCCACCCTGGCCCGGGTCGCCGCCCTGCTGCACCGGCCGGACGAGGGGACCGTCACCCTCGACGGCCACGCCGTGACCGGCTTCTCCCACCGGGCCCCGCGCGCCCTGCGCACCGCGGTCGGTGTCGTCTTCCAGCAACCGCGCCTCGCCGCCGACCCCCGCCTGCGGCTGCGCGACCTCGTCGCGGAGCCCCTCCGCGCGACCGGCCGGCGCGGCGAAGCGGGCACGCGGGTGGCCGAGCTGGCGCAGCGCGTGGGACTCGGCGCGGACCTGCTCGCCCGCCGGCCCCACGAGGTCAGCGACGGCCAGCTGCAACGAGCCTGTCTTGCCCGGGCCCTGGTGCTGCGGCCGCGCTGGCTGGTCTGCGACGAGATGACCGCGATGCTGGACGCCTCCACCACGGCCGCGCTGGTCGCCGTCGTGGAGGACTACCGGGACGAGACGGGGGCCGGACTGCTCGCGGTGGGCCACGACCCGGTGCTGCTGGAGTGCTGGTGCGAACGCACGGCCCACTGGAACGAGATCGTCAAGGACCGACCCCCCGCCGCGTGA